In Cyprinus carpio isolate SPL01 chromosome B7, ASM1834038v1, whole genome shotgun sequence, a genomic segment contains:
- the LOC109088847 gene encoding forkhead box protein B1-like: MPRPGRNTYSDQKPPYSYISLTAMAIQSCPEKMLPLSEIYKFIMDRFPYYRENTQRWQNSLRHNLSFNDCFIKIPRRPDQPGKGSFWALHPSCGDMFENGSFLRRRKRFKVMITSEHLQKPSDAAHYLQQQAKLRMTALGTHLPQMTSYNLSVSQPSTFKHPFAIENIIARDYKMPGSLAFSNVQSMSGYQIHNQLTTAWPHMYSGSVIDAEYTAYGVPLKSLSHGGQSLPAIPVPIKPAPASVASIPALHAHLPAFLSGTPQSLSPTSPSQSSPATPSPTSLLHSVAVHCQEVT, encoded by the coding sequence ATGCCTCGTCCTGGAAGAAACACGTACAGTGATCAGAAGCCGCCGTATTCGTATATTTCTCTGACCGCGATGGCCATTCAGAGTTGCCCGGAGAAGATGCTCCCGCTCAGCGAAATTTACAAGTTCATCATGGACAGGTTTCCTTATTATCGGGAAAACACACAGCGCTGGCAGAACTCTCTTCGCCACAACCTTTCCTTCAACGACTGCTTCATCAAGATCCCGCGGAGACCGGATCAGCCGGGCAAAGGCAGCTTCTGGGCTCTCCATCCCAGCTGCGGAGACATGTTTGAAAACGGGAGCTTCTTGAGGCGCCGCAAGAGATTCAAAGTGATGATCACCTCCGAGCACCTGCAAAAACCCTCAGACGCGGCGCATTACCTCCAGCAACAAGCGAAACTCAGAATGACCGCTTTAGGGACACATCTACCTCAGATGACCAGCTACAACTTAAGTGTGTCTCAGCCCTCCACTTTCAAACACCCCTTTGCTATTGAAAACATCATTGCCAGAGATTACAAAATGCCAGGAAGCCTTGCTTTCTCCAACGTGCAGTCCATGTCGGGTTATCAGATACACAATCAGTTGACCACGGCATGGCCCCACATGTATAGCGGTAGTGTGATAGATGCTGAGTATACTGCCTATGGAGTACCACTCAAATCTCTGAGTCACGGTGGGCAAAGTTTACCGGCGATCCCTGTGCCAATCAAACCCGCTCCAGCTTCGGTTGCTTCTATCCCGGCGCTGCACGCGCACCTTCCAGCGTTCCTCTCCGGCACTCCACAGTCCCTCAGCCCGACGTCTCCCAGCCAGAGCAGCCCCGCCACACCGAGCCCGACCTCGCTGCTCCATTCGGTCGCCGTGCACTGTCAAGAGGTCACTTAA